A window of Streptomyces sp. NBC_01142 genomic DNA:
ATGACGTGCTGCCACAGCGGCACCGGCCGGTGCTCGGAGACGATCACTTCGGTGTCGCCGCGGACGGTGTCCAGCCAGTCGCCGAACTCCTCGGCGTTCGACACGGTCGCCGACAGCGACACCAGAGTCACCGACTCCGGGAGGTGAATGATCACTTCCTCCCACACGGCGCCGCGGAAGCGGTCGGAGAGGTAGTGCACCTCGTCCATCACCACATAGCCGAGGCCGAGCAGCGACTGCGATCCCGCGTACAGCATGTTCCGCAGGACCTCGGTGGTCATGACGACCACCGGCGCATCGGAGTTGACGCTGTTGTCCCCGGTGAGCAGGCCGACCTTGTCCGCGCCGTAACGCCGGGCCAGGTCGGCGTACTTCTGGTTGGACAGCGCCTTGATGGGCGTGGTGTAGAAGCATTTGCGGCCCTGCTGAAGGGCCAGGTGGACTGCGAATTCGCCGACGATGGTCTTACCGGAGCCGGTGGGCGCAGCCACGAGCACGCCCTTGCCGGCTTCCAGGGCCTGACAGGCTTCGATCTGGAACGGGTCCAGATCGAATTCGTACAGCGCGCGGAAGGGGGCCAGCGCAGTGGCCTCCTCGGCGCTGCGGATACGGGCAGCGGCGTAGCGCTCAGCGGGTGAGAGGTCCTCGGTCATCTTGTTGATGAGCCTACCCGCCACCACTGACAGCGAGCCGATCTTTAATTGACCGGGGCAAGCACCGGGGCAAGCACCAGGGGCGAGCCGTCCGAGCACCCGTACGGCGCCCGGAACACACTCGGGCGGTCAGCGGCAGCGTCCGTGCCTCGGCCGCGTCCGGCGGCGGGACCGATCAGAAGGACGATCGCGCCGGTCAGCCGCCGCCGGACCCTGCAAGGTCAGGTGATGTCGTCGTAACCGTTGAGCCGGTTCGCCGGCGCACCGTCCGCGTCACCACTGGCCTGCTCGGGCAGTGCCCGGCTGGCGGGCACGGACTCGATCTCGCCGAGGGCCTCAGGAGAGAGGTCGATCTCGGAGGCCTCGTCGTCGTCGAGCTCGGCGTCCGGATTGTTCCGAGCGCGGCGCCTGTCGTTGAGGATCGAGAAGCCGACCGCCATGAAGTAGAGCAGGATGATCGGTCCGGCGAGCGCGATCATGCCCACGGGGTCGGTGGAGGGCGTGGCGATCGCACCGAAGACGAAGATCCCCATGACGACGCCCCGCCACCAGCCGGCCATCCGGCGCCCGGTGACCACACCGGCGGCATTCAGCATGATCAGCAGGAGCGGCAGTTCGAAGGAGAAGCCGAAGATCAGCACCATCCGGACGGCGAAGTCCAGAATCTTGTCGACCTCGAGGAAGTTCGCGGCTGTGTCCGGGGTGATGCTCAGCAGCACCTTCATGCTGACCGGCATGACCAGGAAGGCGAGGTAGGCGCCGGCCGCGAAGAGGGGAACGGCGGCGGCGGCGAAGTAGTACGTGTACTTCTTCTCGTTCCGGTGCAGACCCGGGGCGACGAACGCCCACAGCTGGTACAGCCAGACCGGGCAGGACGCGATGATGCCCGCCATCAGCACCACCTTCACCGTGGTGGTGAAGGGCGACAGCAGGTCGGTGTAGACGATGGTGGCGCACTTGCCGCCGGTCTCGAGCACTCCCTTTTCGCAGGCGGTGACCGGCGAGGCCAGGAGGTGCATCAGCTCCTGGCTGTAGAACGCGGCCACGACCGATGTGATCGTGATCGCCAGCATCGCCTTCGCAAGCCGGTTGCGCAGCTCACGCAGATGGTCCGCGAGCGGCATCCGCCCCTCGGGGTCCTTCTCCTTCTGATTCGAGCGGGCAGGCTTGAGCAACCCACGTCCTCATCTCGTGCGGCAGGCCGCTACCGGCGGCCTTGGGGTCAGCGCTGGGGGGTGGTGTCGGTGGGCTCGTTCACGGGGCGAGCGCTCGTCACATCGCCGGGCGACGCCTGGATCGTACGAGGGGCGGCCTGACCCTGGGCCGGGTCCTTCGGCGGGTCGGCCGGGGTGGCAGCCGGCTGGCCCTCCGTCTTCATCGCCTTGGCTTCGCTCTTCAGGATCCGGGCCGACTTGCCCAGCGAACGGGCCATCTCGGGAAGCTTCTTGGCTCCGAACAGCAAGACGACGACGAGCAGGATGAGAATGATCTCGGTGGGGCCGATCTGTCGGAACATAACTGGTGTCTACCTTCTCACCGAGGCGGCATGGGGCTGAGCTGCTGATCGCGGTGGACTGGTGTCCGAACCACGACCGGCTGCGATCGTAACTCTCACGGGTAAACGCAGGGCAATCCCCGTGCGTACTCCCGTTGCGGCCGGCGCCTCATTGCCTGTTGCCGCCATTCTCAGCGTACCGCCCGGATCAGCGGCACATCAGGGTGCACCCGGCTACCGCAAGGCTTCGCCGGTGCGGGCCAGAGCGGTCGCCGCCTTCTCCAGATCCTCCGCGGCACGGTTGATCCGCTCCGTTGTGCGGACCACCTGACGGCCCAGGCGCTGGGCCTCGATGAAGACCCGTATGCCGAGAATGCCGAGTACGGCGATCCCGAGAAATCCCAGGGCGATGGCGAGCATGGGCCAGAACATGCGCTGAGCCTAGACCGTTCTAGACGGTGGAGTGGAGGCGCAGCGTCCGCACGCCGCCGCCGGTGAGGAGTTCGATGATGCGCTCCCCCGCCGGCCTGCGGACGGCCGAGCCGCAGTCGGGGCAGGTGAAGGTGTAGAAGGTGGTGCGGTGGCTGGCACCGATCGCCAGCCGCAGCGCACCCGCCGAGAGCTCGAGGCGCGCCCGGCACTCGGGGCAGGCAGCCTTGAAGAGGAGCGGTCCCACGGGAGTCGTGATTCCAGACATCAGAGACATGTAGCGCGAATCTCCTTATTCCTGTCCGTCATAGGCCGCCAGCGCCTCTCGCGCCGCCAGCCGGGCGCTGTCCGCCAGGTCCTTGGGCGACACGATCCGCCCGTCCCCGCCGAGCCGCAGTGCGAGCCGGCGCAGCGAGGCCGGCGCAGGCGTACGCAAGGTGATGCGCAGGCCACCCTCCGCCAGCTCCTCCGCGCTGTCGTGCGGGTAGTACTCGGCGACCCAGCGGCCGCCGGGACCGACCTCGACCACGACCTCCGGATCGTCCGCCGACGGCTGCACCAGCCCCTCCGACAGATCGCGCAGCTCGATCTCGGGCGGTGCGGCCGGGGCGTCCAGCAGTCTGATCTCGGCCACCCGGTCGAGGCGGAAGGTTCTGCGCGCCTCGGAGAGGCGGCACCAGGCCTCCATGTACGTATGGCCGACGGCGAAGAGCCGGATCGGGTCGACCTCGCGCTCGGTGAGCTCGTCACGCGCGGGCGAGTAGTACCGCAGCCACAGCCGCCGGCGCTCCGAGATCGCCCGGTCCACATCGGCGAAGACGCCGCCCTCGGACTCGAAGGTGACCGAGAGTCGCGAGCTCGCGCCGGCCGCCTCGCCCGCCGCGGCCTCCAGCTTGGCGGTGGCCCGCAGCAGCGCCTCCCGGTCGCTCTCGCGCAGCCCGGGGAGTGTGGCGACGGCACGCGCGGCGACCAGCAGGGCGGTTGCCTCGTCGGCCGCGAGCCGCAGCGGCTCCGCGACATCGTCGGGGTTGTGCCACCAGATCCGGTCACCGTCGGTGTCGATGTCGAGCAGATCGCCGCCGCGGAAACTGGTTCCGCACATCGGCAGTACGTCGAGATCGGAGATCAGCTCGTCCTCGGTGATCCCGAAGGCCCGGGCGACATCCCCGACGCGCGCGCCGGGGCGCTCGCGCAGATAGGTCACCAGCGAGAGCATCCGCCTGGTCTGGTCAATGGCGTTGGCGGCCATGGATGTACGAGTCCCCCTCAGCCCTTGGCCACGGCGCGCAGCCGGTCCACCACATCGGCCCGCAGATCTGCGGGCTCCACTACGACCACGTCCGGGCCGAACTCCACGAGCCAGGCGTCCAGACCGTGTCCGTACGGAATCTCCAACTCGTCCCAGCCCTCCCCCAGTTCCCGTATCGACTGCGCTCTGGAGCGCAGCGGATAGCCGCAGCCCGAGCGCAGCCGGATCAGCGCGGACCGGGTCGCGGTCTCACCCGCCCAGCTCTCGACGGTCTCCCGGACGGTGACGACATCGGGCACGGGTGCGGTGAAGGAACCGGCGCGCGAGCGGACCTTGCCGGTGATACGGGAGAGCCGGAAGACACGCTCGGCGCCCCGGTCCCGGTCCCAGCCCGCCAGATACCAGTGGCCGCGCCAGCACTCGAGCGTCCATGGCTCGACATGGCGCTGCTCCGGGCGCGCGGCGTTCGCCTTGCGGTAGTCGAAGACGACGGGACGGCGGTCGCGGCAGGCGAGCATCAGCGGCTCGAAGGCGGCCTCGTGCACGGGAATACGGGGTTCGAGGGCGCTGTGGTGCGCTTCGTAGGAATCCTCGGCCTCGGGCATACCGGCCGCGCGCAGCTTCTGCAGGGCGCCGTTGGCGGCTCCGGCCAGCCGGGCCTGCTGCCAGACCTTGGCCGCCAGGCCCAGCGCCGCGGCCTCCTCGGCGTCGAGCGTGATCGCGGGCAGCCGGTTGGAGTCGCGGCGGGCGAGATATCCGATGTCCCCGTCGAGGTTTTCCACCGTCTCGATGACCAGGCCGAGTTCGCGCAGATCGTCCTTGTCGCGCTCGAACATCCGGTTGAAGGAGTCGTCGGAGCCGGCTTCCAGATAGGCCTCGATGGACCCGCGCAGCTCGCGCTTGCTGAGCGGGCGCCGCGTCCCCAGCAGGCACAGCGCCAGATTCATCAGCCGCTCGGCCTTGGCAATGGCCATCGACGCCCTTCCTCGCAGTACTTCCGACCTGTGACCGTACCGCTCCGGGGTGTCGGGGCAAAGCCGAGGGCCCACGCCCTGGGATCCCCCGGAGGGACTCCGGGGAGGCATGGGCCCTCTCGCCGACCGTATGCGATCAGACGGAGACCAGGTCGCAGACGAAGATCAGCGTCTCGCCCGGCGCGATGCGGCTACCGGCACCGCGGTCGCCGTACGCGAGGTGCGCGGGGATGATCAGCTGGCGACGGCCGCCGACCTTCATACCCTGCACGCCCTGGTCCCAGCCGGAGATGACCTGGCCGACACCGAGCCGGAACCTCAGCGGCGCACCACTGTTCCAGGAAGCGTCGAACTCCTCGCCGGTGGAGAAGGCCACGCCCACGTAGTGGACGGCGACGGTGTCGCCCGCCTTGGCGACCGGCCCGTCGCCCTCCCAGATGTCCTTGATCTCCAGCTCGGCCGGCGGCTCGCCGCCCGGGAAGTCGATCTCGGGCTTCTCGATGCTCACTGAACTGCTCCTCCACATGATGAACGGGACAACCTGGACAGTCTTACACCTTGGCCAGGACGTCCACGACGAAGACCAGCGTGGAGTTCTTGGGGATGCCCTGCGTTTCCTTGTCGCCGAAGCCCTGGTCCGGCGGAATGACGAGCAGCACACGGCTGCCGACCTTCTTGCCCACGAGGCCGTCCTTGAGACCCTTGAGCGTCACCTGCGCCAGGGGGAAGGTCTGGGTCTTGCCCGCCTGGTACGTGGAGTCGAACTTCTTGCCGCCCTTCCACAGATACGCCTCGTACCTCACGACCGCGCTGTCCGTGGCATTGAGCGCGTCGCCCTTGCTCTCCAGGATGTAGTTGGAGACGAGCTTGGTGGGCGGGTCGCTCTTGGGGAACGTGACGGACGGCGCCTTGCCGTCGGTGTTGGTGCCGACCTTGGGCAGGTCGATGTTGTCCTGGGCGACCTCGGTGCCCTTGGCGGAGACGGGGAGGGTGGTCGCCTTGAGGATGTCGACGACGAAGACCAGGGTGGAGTTGGCCGGAATCTGGTCACCCTTGGCCTGCGACCCGTAACCGAGGTCCGGCGGGATCGACATCTCGATGCGGCTGCCGACCTTCTGGCCCTCGAGGCCCTTCTCCCAGCCCGGGATGACATCGCCGGCGCCGAGGGTCAGATCGAGCGGCTGCTTGCGGTCGAAGCTGTTGTCGAACGGCTTGTCCGAAACCCAGGTCTGCCCCAGGTAGTTGACCTGGAGGGCGTCGCCCTTCTTGGTCTTCGCGCCGTCGCCCTCGCTGAGCACCTCGACCTTCAGCTCCTTGGGCGGATCACCTTCTCCCTTCGCCAGAGTCGGCTTCTCGCCGAACTTGGCGCCGGCGGTGATCGCGGGCAGTTCGCTCTTGGACGAGGTGGAGTCGGAGTCCTTGTCATCGCTGCCGCACGCTGCTGTCAACAGCAGCAGCGGGACGACGAGAAGGCCGGCAAGTCGGCGCACGTGTTCCTCAGATCTCAGACGGCACAGTAGGTTCTCGACACTCTAGGGCGTGCCAAGGGCCCCGCACGAGGAACGTACGGGGCCCGAGTGGCGTTCCACCGTCCTGCCACCGACTTGCCACAACGTCGCCACCGATGCGCCCACCGGCGGCCGGTCGCTACATCCCGGCGATCAGCTTCTCCACCCGGTCGTCGACCGACCGGAACGGGTCCTTGCACAGCACCGTGCGCTGCGCCTGGTCATTGAGCTTGAGGTGCACCCAGTCGACCGTGAAGTCCCGCCGCTGCTCCTGCGCCCGGCGGATGAAGTCGCCGCGCAGCCGCGCCCTGGTGGTCTGCGGGGGCACCGACTTGCCCTCGAAGATCTTCAGGTCGTTGCAGATACGTGCGGCCTGTCCGCGCTTCTCCAGGAGGTAGTACAGCCCGCGACGGCGGTGGATGTCGTGATACGCGAGGTCTATCTGAGCGACCCGCGGATGCGACATGGTCATGTTGTGCTTGGCCCGGTACCGCTCGATGAGCTTGTACTTCATCACCCAGTCGATCTCGGTACCGATCCGGTCGAGGTCCTCCGCGTCGATCGCGTCCAGGGTGCGGCCCCAGAGCTCGAGGACCTGCTCGACCGTGCCGGTGCGGATCCCGCGCCGCTCGACGAAGTCCACGGCCTTCTCGTAGTACTCGCGCTGCACCTCGAGAGCGGATGCCTCGCGTCCGCTGGCCAGGCGCACCTTGCGCTGCCCGGTGATGTCGTGGCTGACCTCGCGGATCGCCCGAATGGGGTTCTCCAGGGTCAGGTCGCGCATCACTGTGCCCGCCTCGATCATGCGCAGTACGAGGTCGGTCGCGCCGACCTTGAGCAGCATGGTCGTCTCGGACATGTTCGAGTCGCCCACGATGACATGGAGGCGGCGGTACCGCTCCGCGTCCGCGTGCGGTTCGTCCCGGGTGTTGATGATCGGGCGCGAGCGGGTGGTGGCGGAGCTGACGCCCTCCCAGATGTGTTCGGCGCGCTGGCTGACGCAGTAGACCGCGCCGCGCGGGGTCTGCAGCACCTTGCCCGCGCCGCACAGCAGCTGACGGGTGACCAGGAACGGAATGAGGATGTCCGCGAGCCGGGAGAACTCTCCGTGGCGGGCGACGAGATAGTTCTCGTGGCAGCCGTAGGAGTTTCCCGCCGAGTCGGTGTTGTTCTTGAAGAGATAGACGTCGCCCGCGATTCCCTCCTCGTGCAGGCGGCGTTCGGCGTCGACGAGCAGGCCTTCGAGAATGCGCTCGCCGGCCTTGTCGTGGGTGACCAGTTCGGTCACGTTGTCGCATTCGGGAGTTGCGTATTCCGGATGCGAACCCACGTCGAGGTAGAGGCGGGCGCCGTTCCGCAGGAAGACATTGCTGCTGCGGCCCCATGAGACAACACGGCGGAAGAGGTAGCGCGCCACTTCGTCAGGTGACAGTCGGCGCTGTCCCCTGAACGTGCACGTGACGCCGTACTCGTTCTCCAGCCCGAAAATGCGGCGGTCCATGTCTGAACATTACGCCTCACGGCCTGAGCTGAAACCGAGTTCGGCAGCACCGTTTCGATCATTTTCCGATGAGCCTGCGATGTCCTTGGTACGGCCGGGAACAGCGAGTACCCGCTGAGTGGCCGTCAGCACCAGAAGTGCGGCGATACCTCCGGCTCCCGCGACGGCGAAACTCCAGGCAGTCCCGCCGAGCTCGACGGCCGGTCCAGCCACGGCGGCACCGGCCGCCGCACCCACGCCGAAGGTGGTGACGAGCCAGGAGAACGCCTCGGTGACCGTGCCGATGGGGGCGTGCCGGTCGACGACGATGAAGGCGCAGGCGATCGCGGGCGCGAGGAAGAT
This region includes:
- the tatC gene encoding twin-arginine translocase subunit TatC, whose amino-acid sequence is MPLADHLRELRNRLAKAMLAITITSVVAAFYSQELMHLLASPVTACEKGVLETGGKCATIVYTDLLSPFTTTVKVVLMAGIIASCPVWLYQLWAFVAPGLHRNEKKYTYYFAAAAVPLFAAGAYLAFLVMPVSMKVLLSITPDTAANFLEVDKILDFAVRMVLIFGFSFELPLLLIMLNAAGVVTGRRMAGWWRGVVMGIFVFGAIATPSTDPVGMIALAGPIILLYFMAVGFSILNDRRRARNNPDAELDDDEASEIDLSPEALGEIESVPASRALPEQASGDADGAPANRLNGYDDIT
- the tatA gene encoding Sec-independent protein translocase subunit TatA is translated as MFRQIGPTEIILILLVVVLLFGAKKLPEMARSLGKSARILKSEAKAMKTEGQPAATPADPPKDPAQGQAAPRTIQASPGDVTSARPVNEPTDTTPQR
- the pafA gene encoding Pup--protein ligase — its product is MDRRIFGLENEYGVTCTFRGQRRLSPDEVARYLFRRVVSWGRSSNVFLRNGARLYLDVGSHPEYATPECDNVTELVTHDKAGERILEGLLVDAERRLHEEGIAGDVYLFKNNTDSAGNSYGCHENYLVARHGEFSRLADILIPFLVTRQLLCGAGKVLQTPRGAVYCVSQRAEHIWEGVSSATTRSRPIINTRDEPHADAERYRRLHVIVGDSNMSETTMLLKVGATDLVLRMIEAGTVMRDLTLENPIRAIREVSHDITGQRKVRLASGREASALEVQREYYEKAVDFVERRGIRTGTVEQVLELWGRTLDAIDAEDLDRIGTEIDWVMKYKLIERYRAKHNMTMSHPRVAQIDLAYHDIHRRRGLYYLLEKRGQAARICNDLKIFEGKSVPPQTTRARLRGDFIRRAQEQRRDFTVDWVHLKLNDQAQRTVLCKDPFRSVDDRVEKLIAGM
- a CDS encoding FKBP-type peptidyl-prolyl cis-trans isomerase, with protein sequence MSIEKPEIDFPGGEPPAELEIKDIWEGDGPVAKAGDTVAVHYVGVAFSTGEEFDASWNSGAPLRFRLGVGQVISGWDQGVQGMKVGGRRQLIIPAHLAYGDRGAGSRIAPGETLIFVCDLVSV
- a CDS encoding YafY family protein, yielding MAIAKAERLMNLALCLLGTRRPLSKRELRGSIEAYLEAGSDDSFNRMFERDKDDLRELGLVIETVENLDGDIGYLARRDSNRLPAITLDAEEAAALGLAAKVWQQARLAGAANGALQKLRAAGMPEAEDSYEAHHSALEPRIPVHEAAFEPLMLACRDRRPVVFDYRKANAARPEQRHVEPWTLECWRGHWYLAGWDRDRGAERVFRLSRITGKVRSRAGSFTAPVPDVVTVRETVESWAGETATRSALIRLRSGCGYPLRSRAQSIRELGEGWDELEIPYGHGLDAWLVEFGPDVVVVEPADLRADVVDRLRAVAKG
- a CDS encoding FKBP-type peptidyl-prolyl cis-trans isomerase — encoded protein: MRRLAGLLVVPLLLLTAACGSDDKDSDSTSSKSELPAITAGAKFGEKPTLAKGEGDPPKELKVEVLSEGDGAKTKKGDALQVNYLGQTWVSDKPFDNSFDRKQPLDLTLGAGDVIPGWEKGLEGQKVGSRIEMSIPPDLGYGSQAKGDQIPANSTLVFVVDILKATTLPVSAKGTEVAQDNIDLPKVGTNTDGKAPSVTFPKSDPPTKLVSNYILESKGDALNATDSAVVRYEAYLWKGGKKFDSTYQAGKTQTFPLAQVTLKGLKDGLVGKKVGSRVLLVIPPDQGFGDKETQGIPKNSTLVFVVDVLAKV
- a CDS encoding YafY family protein; translation: MAANAIDQTRRMLSLVTYLRERPGARVGDVARAFGITEDELISDLDVLPMCGTSFRGGDLLDIDTDGDRIWWHNPDDVAEPLRLAADEATALLVAARAVATLPGLRESDREALLRATAKLEAAAGEAAGASSRLSVTFESEGGVFADVDRAISERRRLWLRYYSPARDELTEREVDPIRLFAVGHTYMEAWCRLSEARRTFRLDRVAEIRLLDAPAAPPEIELRDLSEGLVQPSADDPEVVVEVGPGGRWVAEYYPHDSAEELAEGGLRITLRTPAPASLRRLALRLGGDGRIVSPKDLADSARLAAREALAAYDGQE